The following coding sequences are from one Gemmatimonadales bacterium window:
- the acpA gene encoding acid phosphatase, with product MDRIDVRRRHRPLIRVAGLWLALALGACGGDQLTPPPGKPPAPGIDAIDHVVVIYLENHSFDNLYGEFAGAEGLASAGDAATQVDLSGTPFAALPPVPGGAFPNDLPNAPFSIEQFVGATLKTPDMIHRFYEEQVQIDGGAMDKFAAVSGAGGLVMGFYHTANLPLAAEAARYTLCDNFFHAAFGGSFLNHIWLIAARTPVFPNAPPDAVAQLGPDALPLPDHDGPITPDGYVVNTAYTVNQPHPPGADPERLVPNQTFATIGDRLSDAGVSWAWYSGGWNDALAGHPDPLFQFHHQPFAYFARYADGTPARAAHLKDESEFLAAARVGSLPAVAFVKPLGGLTEHPGYADVLDGEKHVEELIDAVRDGPQWAHTAIVLTYDENGGFWDHVPPPRVDRWGPGTRVPALVISPFARKGFVDHTRYDTTSILALIERRWHLAPLGSRDAAANDLTAAFTFEPP from the coding sequence GTGGACCGCATCGACGTGCGCCGCCGGCATCGCCCGCTGATCCGTGTTGCGGGCCTCTGGCTCGCGCTTGCGCTCGGCGCGTGCGGTGGGGACCAACTGACGCCGCCGCCGGGAAAGCCGCCGGCGCCGGGTATCGACGCGATCGACCACGTCGTCGTCATCTACCTCGAGAACCACAGCTTCGACAATCTCTACGGCGAGTTCGCCGGCGCGGAGGGCCTCGCCTCGGCGGGCGACGCCGCCACGCAGGTGGATCTGAGCGGAACCCCGTTCGCGGCCCTTCCGCCGGTCCCGGGCGGCGCGTTCCCCAACGACCTCCCGAACGCGCCGTTCAGCATCGAGCAGTTCGTCGGCGCCACGCTCAAGACGCCGGACATGATCCACCGCTTCTATGAGGAGCAGGTGCAGATCGACGGCGGGGCGATGGACAAGTTCGCGGCAGTGAGCGGCGCGGGCGGGCTCGTCATGGGCTTCTACCATACGGCCAACCTGCCGCTCGCGGCCGAGGCGGCGCGCTACACCCTCTGCGACAACTTCTTCCACGCGGCGTTCGGCGGCTCGTTCCTCAATCACATCTGGCTCATCGCGGCGCGCACACCCGTGTTTCCGAACGCGCCGCCGGATGCCGTGGCCCAGTTGGGCCCGGACGCCCTGCCGCTGCCGGACCACGATGGGCCCATCACGCCCGATGGCTACGTCGTCAACACGGCGTACACGGTGAACCAGCCCCACCCGCCGGGAGCGGACCCGGAACGCCTCGTGCCCAACCAGACCTTCGCCACGATCGGCGACCGCCTGTCCGACGCGGGCGTGTCTTGGGCGTGGTACTCTGGCGGCTGGAACGACGCGCTCGCCGGACATCCCGACCCGCTCTTCCAGTTTCACCATCAGCCGTTCGCATACTTCGCCCGCTATGCGGACGGCACGCCGGCCCGGGCCGCGCACCTCAAGGATGAATCGGAGTTCCTGGCCGCCGCCCGGGTAGGATCGCTGCCGGCGGTCGCATTCGTGAAGCCGCTTGGCGGGCTGACCGAGCACCCAGGGTACGCGGATGTGCTGGACGGCGAGAAGCACGTGGAGGAGTTGATCGACGCCGTGCGCGACGGCCCCCAATGGGCGCACACCGCGATCGTCCTTACCTATGACGAGAACGGTGGGTTCTGGGATCACGTGCCCCCGCCGCGCGTGGATCGCTGGGGTCCCGGCACGCGGGTGCCGGCGCTCGTGATCTCGCCCTTTGCGCGGAAGGGCTTCGTCGACCACACGCGCTACGACACCACCTCGATTCTCGCGCTGATCGAGCGGCGGTGGCACCTCGCGCCGCTTGGAAGCCGGGATGCCGCCGCGAATGACCTTACGGCCGCCTTCACGTTCGAGCCGCCCTGA
- a CDS encoding DMT family transporter: MTRRQGVLWLVVIAVIWGASFVLIKATLTLVSPLLLLAFRFLLAALFVVAWLRGLTRSELEGGLVLGLFFWGGFVFQTVGLEYTTPSRSAFITGLSTPLVPVAEFLLHRRRPSAGTVAAIGVTAVGIWLLTHPGGGGGLNRGDLLTFGCAALFALQIDAAGRYTRLGRPGRLVALELTAAGVLSLAAAPWVEHVRLVPGWPAAAALLALALIAATTFYGQLAAQAVVSPAVTAVIFTLEPLAAALTSWLLLGEVLTGLQWLGGALIIGAVALLR, from the coding sequence ATGACCCGACGCCAGGGCGTGCTCTGGCTCGTCGTCATCGCGGTGATTTGGGGCGCGTCGTTCGTGCTCATCAAGGCGACGCTCACGCTCGTCTCCCCGCTGCTGCTGCTCGCGTTCCGGTTCCTGCTCGCGGCGTTGTTCGTCGTGGCCTGGCTCCGCGGCCTCACCCGCTCCGAGCTCGAGGGCGGCCTCGTGCTGGGTCTCTTTTTCTGGGGCGGCTTCGTGTTTCAGACGGTGGGGCTCGAATACACCACGCCGAGCCGCTCGGCGTTCATCACCGGCCTGAGCACGCCGCTCGTGCCGGTCGCGGAGTTCCTGCTGCACCGCCGCCGTCCGAGCGCGGGCACGGTGGCTGCCATCGGGGTGACGGCCGTGGGCATCTGGCTCCTTACCCATCCGGGCGGTGGCGGGGGACTCAACCGCGGCGATCTGCTCACCTTCGGGTGCGCGGCGCTCTTCGCCCTGCAGATTGACGCAGCGGGCCGGTACACCCGGCTTGGCCGCCCGGGCCGACTGGTTGCGCTCGAGCTCACGGCCGCGGGCGTACTCTCGCTCGCCGCGGCCCCATGGGTCGAGCACGTTCGTTTGGTGCCCGGGTGGCCTGCCGCGGCCGCGTTGCTCGCGCTTGCCCTCATCGCGGCAACTACGTTCTATGGCCAGCTCGCCGCGCAGGCCGTCGTAAGCCCCGCCGTCACGGCGGTGATATTCACGCTGGAGCCGCTGGCAGCCGCGCTCACGAGCTGGCTCCTCCTGGGCGAAGTCCTGACCGGCCTGCAATGGCTGGGCGGCGCGCTTATCATCGGAGCGGTGGCATTGCTGCGGTGA
- the uvrA gene encoding excinuclease ABC subunit UvrA, whose product MLRIVNARQHNLRGITVDLPQRSLIVITGPSGSGKSSLAFDTLYAEGQRRYIESLSTYAKQFLDRMPKPDVDRLEGLAPAVAIEQRNPTVSSRSTVGTATEVYDYLRLLWARLGRPFCRACGAPVRRDTPESAAAEILKRAGRLQVSFPLPQSARTTHAAVVENLRALGFVRIVTDGQTYHLDELPAGLDLTQASELLVVVDRLTAEPAAESRIVEALATAFAEGEGVALVLFADERLRFTEYPACSACDTPGAVITPALFSFNNPRGACAACNGFGATLEYDESLVVPDPRRSLAGGAIDPWTKPRYESRRRLLLERARDLGISPDTPWSKLKAAERRELLYGRKGRYVGIFPFLKGLEEKRYKQYIRVFLRQYQLARPCAECDGTRLNADARSVRLAGATIADVAGRPIEAIHDWLHGLELTAYERDVAHLITEQLDARLGFLRDVGLGYLSLDRQTRTLSGGEAQRIALANALGSRLVDALYVLDEPSIGLHPRDTDRLLSLLHRLRDAGNTVVVVEHDLAAIRQADFMLELGPGSGEHGGRVVHAGPVAGAGASLTGQYLTGQKRIAVPSARRPAGPQWMRVRRASLHNLDGVDVDIPLGTLTAVTGVSGSGKSTLVYDVLYRNLEARLRGGHSAKSHLGEVVGSVSALTGWESLEDVVLIDQSPIGRSPRSNPVTYVKAFDEIRELFAQQPLARQRKYTAATFSFNLPGGRCEACEGAGHVQVEMVFLADVFVPCEVCGGSRYKREVLDVRIQGHSIHDVLKWTVDEAVARFHHQPKLGTALWHLQQVGLGYLRLGQPATTLSGGEAQRLKIARELAGSARREGRKLYILDEPTTGLHLDDVRVLIQILDRLVDAGHTVLVIEHHLDVIKRADWVIDLGPEAGNAGGRVVAQGTPEDIAAVPESHTGRYLSPLLRPAAAALAG is encoded by the coding sequence CCCGCAGCGCTCGCTCATCGTCATCACGGGGCCGTCCGGGTCGGGCAAGTCTTCGCTCGCGTTCGACACCCTCTATGCCGAGGGGCAGCGGCGCTACATCGAGTCGCTCTCGACCTACGCGAAGCAGTTCCTGGACCGGATGCCCAAGCCCGATGTGGACCGCCTCGAGGGTCTGGCGCCCGCGGTGGCGATCGAGCAGCGGAACCCGACCGTCTCCAGCCGCTCCACCGTCGGTACGGCCACCGAGGTCTACGACTATCTGCGCCTCCTCTGGGCTCGGCTCGGCCGGCCGTTCTGCCGCGCGTGCGGGGCGCCGGTGCGGCGGGATACGCCGGAGTCGGCGGCGGCGGAGATCCTGAAGCGCGCCGGGCGCTTGCAGGTGAGCTTTCCGCTGCCCCAGAGCGCCCGGACGACCCATGCCGCGGTCGTCGAAAACCTTCGCGCCTTGGGATTCGTGCGCATCGTCACCGACGGGCAGACATATCACCTGGACGAGCTGCCCGCCGGGCTCGACCTCACCCAGGCAAGCGAGCTGCTCGTCGTCGTAGACCGGCTCACCGCCGAGCCGGCCGCCGAGTCGCGCATCGTCGAGGCGCTCGCCACCGCCTTTGCCGAGGGCGAAGGCGTGGCGCTGGTGCTCTTCGCGGACGAGCGGCTGCGCTTCACGGAATATCCTGCGTGCAGCGCCTGCGACACGCCGGGGGCCGTGATCACCCCGGCCCTCTTCTCGTTCAACAATCCGCGGGGCGCCTGCGCGGCGTGCAACGGCTTTGGCGCCACGCTGGAGTACGACGAATCGCTGGTGGTGCCCGATCCCCGCCGGAGCCTTGCGGGGGGCGCCATCGACCCCTGGACCAAGCCACGCTACGAAAGCCGCCGCCGCCTGCTGCTCGAGCGCGCCCGCGACCTCGGCATCTCGCCCGACACGCCGTGGTCCAAGCTCAAGGCCGCCGAGCGGCGCGAGCTGCTCTACGGCAGGAAGGGCCGCTACGTCGGCATCTTTCCCTTCCTCAAGGGCCTAGAGGAGAAGCGCTACAAGCAGTACATCCGGGTCTTCCTGCGCCAGTACCAGCTCGCCCGCCCCTGCGCCGAATGCGACGGCACCCGGCTCAACGCCGACGCGCGCTCCGTGCGGCTCGCTGGCGCCACCATCGCGGACGTGGCCGGGCGCCCCATCGAGGCGATCCACGACTGGCTCCATGGGCTTGAGCTCACGGCGTACGAGCGCGACGTGGCGCACCTCATCACCGAGCAGCTCGACGCGCGCCTCGGCTTCCTGCGCGACGTTGGCCTGGGCTATCTCTCGCTCGACCGGCAGACGCGCACGCTTTCGGGCGGCGAAGCCCAGCGCATCGCTCTCGCCAATGCGCTGGGCTCCCGGCTGGTGGACGCGCTCTACGTGCTGGACGAGCCATCGATCGGCCTGCACCCGCGCGACACCGATCGGCTGCTCTCGCTGCTCCATCGGCTGCGCGACGCCGGCAACACCGTCGTCGTGGTCGAGCACGATCTCGCCGCCATCCGCCAGGCCGACTTCATGCTCGAGCTCGGTCCGGGGTCGGGCGAGCACGGCGGGCGGGTAGTGCACGCCGGCCCAGTCGCCGGCGCGGGCGCGTCGCTCACCGGGCAGTATCTCACCGGGCAGAAGCGGATCGCGGTGCCGAGCGCCCGGCGGCCCGCTGGACCGCAGTGGATGCGGGTGCGCCGCGCCTCACTGCACAATCTGGACGGGGTGGACGTCGACATTCCGCTCGGAACTCTTACGGCGGTGACCGGCGTGTCGGGCTCCGGCAAGAGCACGCTGGTGTACGACGTGCTTTACCGCAATCTCGAGGCGCGGCTCCGCGGCGGACACTCCGCCAAATCGCACCTGGGCGAGGTAGTGGGCAGCGTGAGCGCGCTCACCGGTTGGGAGTCGCTCGAGGACGTGGTGCTCATCGACCAGTCGCCCATCGGCCGCTCGCCCCGCTCGAACCCCGTGACGTACGTGAAGGCGTTCGACGAGATCCGCGAGCTGTTCGCGCAGCAACCGCTCGCCCGGCAGCGGAAGTACACCGCCGCCACCTTCTCGTTCAACCTGCCCGGCGGCCGATGCGAGGCATGCGAGGGCGCGGGGCATGTGCAGGTCGAGATGGTGTTCCTCGCCGATGTCTTCGTGCCCTGCGAGGTCTGCGGCGGCAGCCGCTACAAGCGCGAGGTGCTGGACGTGCGCATTCAGGGCCATTCGATCCACGACGTCCTCAAGTGGACCGTGGACGAGGCGGTCGCGCGCTTCCACCACCAGCCTAAGCTGGGCACCGCGCTCTGGCACCTGCAGCAAGTCGGCCTCGGTTATCTGCGCCTGGGTCAGCCCGCCACCACACTCTCCGGCGGCGAAGCGCAGCGGCTCAAGATCGCCCGCGAGCTGGCCGGCTCGGCCCGGCGCGAGGGCCGCAAGCTCTACATCCTCGACGAGCCGACCACGGGCCTGCACCTGGACGACGTGCGGGTGCTGATCCAGATCCTCGACCGGCTGGTCGATGCCGGCCACACGGTGCTCGTGATCGAGCACCACCTCGACGTGATCAAGCGCGCCGACTGGGTCATCGACCTGGGCCCGGAGGCCGGCAACGCCGGCGGCCGCGTCGTCGCCCAGGGCACGCCCGAGGACATCGCCGCCGTCCCCGAGTCGCACACCGGCCGCTACCTGAGCCCGCTCCTCCGCCCTGCCGCCGCCGCGCTCGCCGGATGA